ATAACTGAAAGAGATAAATATCTCAGCAATAAAATTAAAAATTCTAAAGGGAAAAATATAGTTGCAGTTGTAGGAGCAGGCCATGTTCCTGGAATAAAAAAATACTGGGATGAAGAAATTGAAATTGAGCCCCTTGAAGAAATTCCCCCTCCTGGAAAACTTTTAAAATTTTTCAAATGGGGAATTCCTGGTATTATTATCTGTCTTATTTGTGCTGGTTTTTTTCTGGGAGGCAAATCAACAGGTTCTGAAATGATCTTGGTATGGATAGGACTCAATGCCCTGATGGCAGGAATTGGAGCTCTACTTGCCTTTGCCCACCCTCTTACCATAGCTACAGCAGCTCTTGCTGCTCCTTTTACCTCTCTTAACCCCATGGTTGCTGCAGGCTGGGTTTCAGGGCTTGCCGAAGCTTTTTTAAGAAAACCAAAAGTAAAAGATATTTCAGATCTTTCAACTGATATAACTTCTTTAAAAGGTTTTTGGAAAAACAATCTTACAAGGATCCTTCTTGTTGTTGTTTTTACAAATATTGGAAGTTCAATAGGAACCTTTGCAGCCTTTCCTTTTCTTTTAAAAATCATGGGTCAATAATTTTTAAACCATATAAAAAAGCCCGGCTTAAAAACCGGGCTTTTAGATTTAATTGTTAAATTAATATGTTTAGAATTCGTAGGTGGCAGTCAAACTATAACCAAAAATTTTAGCTTCTGCATCTGCTGTTACACGGGCATTATCACCATAAGTATGGTTCAGGTTTTTACTTTCTCCCCCAAGAATTATATCCTTTTCAGTGGAAATATATACAAATGTTCCGTCCAATGTCCAGCTGCCAAGGTTTACTCCAAGACCAACAGAATATGTTTTTTTATCTGCATCAGGCCAGACAATATCAAAAGTATCGTCAGGAACCGGGGTAGGATCATAAAAGAACCCGCATCTTAAAGTAAACATATCTGTTAAAAGATATTCAAGACCAACTCTTACCTGCCTTGTACTTACCCAATCCCTTGGGTGTACTTGTTCATCTGTCTCCAAAAGTCCTTGGATATACTTATCTTTAATTTTTACAGTCTGCTGTTTAACATCAGACCAGTTTGTCCACACAATATCAGCTTCAAAACTTACTCTTTTATGAGGCTCATATCTGATTCCAGCCTGAACCTGAGCTGGGTGATTCACATCCTCAAGTCTAATCTTGGACTTAAAATTGTTGTTTGTATGAGCATCGTGAAGACCTTCTTTACTACACAAAGTATCATTAATAAGCTTTTTCTCATTATCAGAAAGGTTTTTCAATTCAAGATCACCAGAAAAATCAGCGTCTGCCTTACTTCTATATGTAAGACCAAGGGTAATTTTTTCAACAGGCTTATACATCACACCAAAGTTAAATGAATAGTTTAGATCATCTGTAAGATCACCATGGGAAGAACCTGTAATTCCTTTTTGATAAAGATCATATAAATTCTGATAAGTGCCTGACTCTGAGCGACCTAAAACCACTCCAAATCCAAGAGAAAGCTTTTCATTTACCTTATATGCAACTGCAGGAGTAACTGCAACTCTTTGGTACCAGGACTCATAAGAGTTGAATGCAGTTGGGTTTGCCGATGTATTTGTACGATCCCATTTAAGATGAAGCCCATAGGGAGCATAGGCTGAGATTCCAAAAGCCCACTTTGAGTTAATGGGCATTGCAAAACCAAGATGGGGAACCAAAAGGTTGTCTGATTCATCTCTTACATTTACTCCGGGTCCGCCCATAATGACTTCATTGTTTTTTTGAACTGTATAATTCCTGGCTTTAAGATTAGGAGCCATAATTGCAGTTCCAAAGGCTACAGTCATTGATTCAATCTGGGTAAGTCCTGCAGGGTTATAGTGACCCGCAAAAGGATCTGATGCATTGGCCGTATATGCTCCACCCAATGCCATTGCCCTTGAACCAATACCAAAGGTGTCAACCAAATTGGCATGAACATTGGCAGCGGAAAAGAAAACCATTGTTATAATTAAAGAGAAAATTAACTTTCTCATAGATCTACCTCCTTATTTATTTTCTATACTTAAGTAATCTGCTGTCCAGGTTCCAACTGCAGTATAAGCGTCTGTAATATAGCTATCATCCATAAATTCTTTTGCTTCAGGATAATTTTCTGTACCTGGAGAAAGCAGAAATCCATGGGGTATCCAATTATCTTTTTTGTCTGCTTTCCCTCCAAAAACGTATGCTTTATTATTCTCAAAATCTGCAGGAGTTGAAAATTCTGTCAGCTCAACTTTTGCTTCAGCACCGGCAACATTTGCAAAAATCTCATTGGAAACATTTGATACAACAGTATCTTTGTATGCAAACTGGAAGATGGTATCTTCTACATTTGTGGTAAGATCTTTAGCTAGATAAGCAGGGTCACAAGGATCCATTATAAGCTGAAGAACTCCAAGGGTTGTAAAATATTCAATGGTATTTTTTTCAATTCCAAGGCTTTTAACAAGTCCTGCTAAAGAAGCATTTTTTGCTGTATCAAGGATGGCTGCAAAGTTTGCTCCACCCGCATTTAAAACCACCTTATCAAGATAATTTGGGTTATATTTAGCCATTACAGAACCGGTAATTGAACCCATAGACTGGCCAGCAAAGTAAATATTGGCTGGAGCATCGGGTGTTCCATCACCATCAATATCAAACTTACCAGATTTAATACCCTGAACAAAAACACTCATATCATAAAAAGACTGATAAAGGTTTATCCTGTTCATAGGAAGATTACTTGTAAGAAATCCACCACCCTCAGGATCAACTCTATCGCCGTGATGGGGAAGATCCATTGCCATTACAGGATAGCCAAGTCCGGCCAGAGCTGCTCCATCATTTTTTTCTCTTCCAAGTCCATGTTGAAAAACAACTACAGAATCAGTGAATTTATCACCATAAAAAATCTTATATTGTACTCTTTCATCTACTGGAATTAGCCCCTTATAAAGATTTGACAAACTTGAGACGTTCCATGATTTAAAAAAATCACCCTCAACCCCTATAGTAGAGGGAATAGTAGTGCCGTTTCCATGAACTTTCAACGGAATTGTAGGTAACATAGACCCATATTCGCTAGTTAAGCTGGAATATTCAAGACCTTCAATTGTCATAGAATCAGGATCAGCGCCACCTGTTACTGTTACAAGAATTGTTGCAAAATCAGTGACAGAAAGGGTTTTTTCAGCAGTGGTAAAAGTAGAAAGCATTAGAATTTCATCTTCAGGAATACTGCTGATATGTCCACCTGAAATGACTTCATAATTTGCAAGTCCGAAAAAAAGCCTCTCATATTTATCTTTTAATGGCTGTAATGCTGCAAAAACATCTGGAAGCCCTTCTTCAAATGATGGCTTAATCATTTCAAACACTGGATTAGTACCAAGCTCAACACCCTCAAGGCCTTTAACTTTGATTCCTTTTTGTAAAACAACTGCGTATTGTGTTCCTCCATCAAATGGCTTTGTTGGATATATTTTAATAAATTCATTATCCTGAGCAACTGTAAAATCTGTTACCGGAGTAAACGAGGAAAGATTAAAAATTTTAACAGCAGGCTGAATATCTTCAGGTACAAGCTCTGCTCCGGATGTCAAAGGTATAGAAATTGGGGTATTAGGACTTAACCCTTCATTTTCAAGTTTATTAATTGCTGTATAAAGAACTTTTTTATCTGCGGGGGTATCATCGCTTATGGGCAAAACCACTTTACCACCACTTGAAGCCCATGCAAGATCATTTGGAAAAGGAAGTGCAGTTGGCGGTGAAAAATTAACACCATACCTGGAAAACTTTTTACTTTCAGCTGCTTTTGCTACCTTTTCAAGTTCCTCTGGTTTAACTTTATCATCAATGGCTTCAATAGCCGCAAATGCCATAGACTGAATAGCCATAGCCTTTGCATCATCAATAAGCCCTCTTTCCTTGAGCTTTCCTAAAAAAGCAGTAACAGCAGCTTTTATCTCTATATCATATTTAATATTTTTATCTAATAATTCGCCGGCAAGAAGTGTCATTGCGCTGAATTGATCAAAATTTGCTGTCCCTGCAGAAGCAAGTGCTGATTGAAGTATTTCTATTACAAATTTTACCTGTAAAAGA
This DNA window, taken from Desulforegulaceae bacterium, encodes the following:
- a CDS encoding outer membrane protein transport protein; this encodes MRKLIFSLIITMVFFSAANVHANLVDTFGIGSRAMALGGAYTANASDPFAGHYNPAGLTQIESMTVAFGTAIMAPNLKARNYTVQKNNEVIMGGPGVNVRDESDNLLVPHLGFAMPINSKWAFGISAYAPYGLHLKWDRTNTSANPTAFNSYESWYQRVAVTPAVAYKVNEKLSLGFGVVLGRSESGTYQNLYDLYQKGITGSSHGDLTDDLNYSFNFGVMYKPVEKITLGLTYRSKADADFSGDLELKNLSDNEKKLINDTLCSKEGLHDAHTNNNFKSKIRLEDVNHPAQVQAGIRYEPHKRVSFEADIVWTNWSDVKQQTVKIKDKYIQGLLETDEQVHPRDWVSTRQVRVGLEYLLTDMFTLRCGFFYDPTPVPDDTFDIVWPDADKKTYSVGLGVNLGSWTLDGTFVYISTEKDIILGGESKNLNHTYGDNARVTADAEAKIFGYSLTATYEF
- a CDS encoding TraB/GumN family protein: MESPTENQPEIKNITSLEKNGKKFTIIGTAHVSKQSAKLVEDTIKEIKPDAVCVELCQSRFDSIQKEQKFEDTDIIQVIKEKKVYLLLSTLILSSFQKKIADKMEIKPGQEMISAITAAKESGAEIVLADRDLQITLKRGWKSMGFFEKIKIISQLIFAAGSDEEISEEEIERLKNTDVLETLLDEIGKSHPRLKNALITERDKYLSNKIKNSKGKNIVAVVGAGHVPGIKKYWDEEIEIEPLEEIPPPGKLLKFFKWGIPGIIICLICAGFFLGGKSTGSEMILVWIGLNALMAGIGALLAFAHPLTIATAALAAPFTSLNPMVAAGWVSGLAEAFLRKPKVKDISDLSTDITSLKGFWKNNLTRILLVVVFTNIGSSIGTFAAFPFLLKIMGQ